The Coleofasciculus sp. FACHB-1120 sequence GTCACGAGTGCGTTGCGGCACTGTTTGGGCAACTCGCAACTCGCTCAACATCGAGTCCTCTGCTTCGCTTAAGATAATCCGAATCGGAGCTGGCATAAATAATGGAAAACTCCGTTTAGAGAACCTATCCCATCTTATATTTAATTAGTCCCAGCTACTTAGATGAGCTTGAAGCCATTGTTGATCATAGATGTACAGCCAAGAATAGATGCGCTGAAACATCCGCTCTAGCGTAGTCCGTCCTATATGAGGATTTTCTTTAACTGCTTCTAGCCATGCCATTCGGTAGCTTTCTAACTTGCTTGGTTGAGTTACCTGACCGTTTTGAGTATCACGCAATAACTCTCCATTGATTTTCGCTACTCTAGCGGTTGGTCCTGGTCGAGGAAAAGAAAGCCCTAGCCGGAGTGCTTGCCGTTTAACAGTTTGGTAATCAACCCTTAACTGCTTAGCAATTTCCTCGATACTAACTGTTGGATTCGCCCAAAAATTCTTTAAAATCTTTTCCCATAGTTGTCCGTAAGACTTCACTTTGCCAATCCGAAATCGGTCTTCTGGTAAAGAATCAAGACTCAGCCGGGAGTAAGTAAAACCACAGGTACAGCTAAAAGTACCTGTAATTCGACTGCGTTGCTTGTCGTAAGTAACTTGACATTCCTTTATCGATAGCTGTTGGAACTGTTGACAAACTGGATTGAGGCAGGGCCAGGGTTTCGATCCAAAGGGCTTGAAAGCGTCAGGAGGAGAGTCAGGAAGTTGGAAAAATTCCTCGGCTGTATATCCCAGCAACTGGATTAGCAGTAAATGGTAAAGAGGATGTCGTGCCTGTCTAGGTGAGCGCACCAGACGAAATAACCAATTATTTTTGTCTTGCTCGTTGGGGACGCACTGTAACCGTTCTAATAAATCATAGGAGTAATAACTTTTAAATGCCTCCAGCAAGGCACTAACACGAACTTTTCCCCCTCGACTTGCTAGGTTACGCTCAGTTAGTAACCAGAGGTAGCGATCGCGATGGATTCAAGACCTGGAAATAATTCGCGCTGCTTCAAGAGCCAAGCCGTATCCTGGGCAATCCTCAAAAGAACGTTGTGGCAGGGGTCAGATGGATTTAGTAGGCGTGAGGATGTTTTCTCTATCGCTTGGTTGGCAGAGATTAGCTCGTAACGACTTCTTTTAGCCTGTGCCCGTACCTTGCTGTTTTCTAAAAAGACGTGATGGATTGGGCAAACTTCTACACCAGGTACTTGGTGGAGGCGATGCCAGTAGCGACCACCGTCAAATTGCTTCTGATCTTCCTCGGTACATAGAGGACAGAACCGTAACCATTTTGGTAAACAAATGCAGCTACCTGTAATCCCAGAGCGCATCTGAGCCAGAAGTCCGTTGTTACCTTCCATATCTTGCCGCAAACAACTGACTCGATCTGATGGGAGGAATGGGCTGTAAAAGGGTAATAATGTATGGTTATCAATTAGCTGCTTAACTGCGTAACCATGCCCTCTTGGTAAGGCGGCTATTAAAATATTCAGGCGAGAAGGCAAGTCAACTATAGCAGAGGCTGTTGCACTTCCAAACAAGTCTTGAACCACTGACTTATTAGTTGGATACTGGACTTGGTCAGCGTATCGGGCACAGATGCTGTAAAACAGTTCGTCAGGATAAGGTTCGGGGAAGAAAACAATCATCCTCACACTTCATGTAAAGTTCTAGAATCATTGATTGATGATTTTTCCGCATCACTAACAGCATCTATTGAAGCTAAAGATTCTAGAGCTGCATCAATTGCTTCTTTGACCTGTTGTGTTGCTATAGGCCGTGCTCGTGA is a genomic window containing:
- a CDS encoding TniQ family protein; translation: MIVFFPEPYPDELFYSICARYADQVQYPTNKSVVQDLFGSATASAIVDLPSRLNILIAALPRGHGYAVKQLIDNHTLLPFYSPFLPSDRVSCLRQDMEGNNGLLAQMRSGITGSCICLPKWLRFCPLCTEEDQKQFDGGRYWHRLHQVPGVEVCPIHHVFLENSKVRAQAKRSRYELISANQAIEKTSSRLLNPSDPCHNVLLRIAQDTAWLLKQRELFPGLESIAIATSGY
- a CDS encoding TnsD family Tn7-like transposition protein → MHRDRYLWLLTERNLASRGGKVRVSALLEAFKSYYSYDLLERLQCVPNEQDKNNWLFRLVRSPRQARHPLYHLLLIQLLGYTAEEFFQLPDSPPDAFKPFGSKPWPCLNPVCQQFQQLSIKECQVTYDKQRSRITGTFSCTCGFTYSRLSLDSLPEDRFRIGKVKSYGQLWEKILKNFWANPTVSIEEIAKQLRVDYQTVKRQALRLGLSFPRPGPTARVAKINGELLRDTQNGQVTQPSKLESYRMAWLEAVKENPHIGRTTLERMFQRIYSWLYIYDQQWLQAHLSSWD